From Triticum aestivum cultivar Chinese Spring chromosome 7B, IWGSC CS RefSeq v2.1, whole genome shotgun sequence:
TGCAGGACAGCTGCATTTTCAAAAGCAAAAGAATCTGTATTCAATCAATATTTATTCTTGTCTCCCGGCACAAGTCACTTTGGATTTCATTGTAAGTTTCCGAAAGATGGGGAATAATGATGTGGAGTGTCGTCCGTTTCTTCAGAGGGGTGTAAAAACAAGAGCATGATGCTACGATCCACTATTATTTAGGGTGCAAAGAGACCTTCGATTGGCAAAATTTCCAAGTCTCGCATATGGGCTCGCATATATATCTCCATTAATTTTTACTCAACCAATCACACCAAGAATCTACACAGCCCAGCCTAAatctacagaggaggaggaaggaggaggaagaaaagcAGCCCCCAAAAAAGGGAAAGCTGTGGCGAGCAAAAGACGGCTGCTTTCATTGCGAGCTTTCTTGCagggccgtcgtgctgctgctctggctcGCCGCGTCTTGGTCATCGTGGTGGTGGTCGCGGCTCTGGCCCGCCGCGTCTTGGTCATGGACGTGGCTCCGGCTCGCCGTGTCGTGGTGATCACGGCTCGGCCTCGCCGAGTCGGCGCCGAGATGCGAGCTCGCCTCGCTGCCCTGCTCGTCCACCTTCTTCTCCTGCCCCTCGCCGCCGGTGAGCGCGCTCGCTGCCGCGGCCGCGGTTGCGAGCTCCACCTCAGCAGCCCGGCTGGCGGCCGGCTTGGCGAGGAACGTTGGCCGCTCGTCGCCGGCCATGATAACCACCACGTGCTCCAGGAAATCCATGGCTGGCCtggccgcgcccgacgccgaggcCTTCTCCCCGTCGGCGTCCCCCGCCGCCTGGCCGTCCCGGTCGCCGTCGAGGTACCCCGAGAGCTTCCAGTAGGAGCAGGCGAGGATGAGCAGCGCGAAGGCGATGAGCCCCAGCATGGCCGCCAGCCCGCCGAAGAGGTACGGCACCGGCGACTGCCACGGCGAGTGTGGCGCCACCGTCCCGTTGATCAGCCCGTGCGCTGGCGCCACCGTCGGGGCCCCCACGCGGTGGCTCACGGCGACGAACTCGGCTCCGGGCCTCATGGTTTCCTTGGTGTTTCACTTCCACGGCGTAACAGAGCAGAGGGGTTGCAGGGTCCTTCTTGTTGCTCTGCTCTCTCTGTTTTTCTCCtccgtgtgcttgttgttgtttcAAGCGTGGTGTGGTGTCTGGTGCGAAAGGGTGAGAGGGAAATGGGATGTATTTATAGGGGAGGAGGCCGGGGAGAAATATACTTGGAAAACATAGGAGGATTGTCTATTTGTGATGCCAAGGAATATCATAAGACCAATGAGACATTTTCTGCTTGGAGTGTGTACTCTGTTTCTAGATACCACCCCCTTTTGAAGCGAAACCGCGCGAAAAATCTCCACTGCAATTTTCAAAGCAAATAAACTATGTATAAGCAAAAATAGACGACATTAAAGTAAGTTAGAAAAACAGAAGAGATTAGCGATGATTAAGTGTGTTTCTCATTTTACCATTGGGCTAAGGTTTTTGTGTTAACTAGTTGGTGCGAAGAAATCAATAAGGAGTTATATTGCTTGATCGTAAAATATAGGTAATAAAAAATTCAAATCTTCTTTTGTATTAATACAGAAGTTTTTCACACATACAGTGAAACGATTTTGTTTTAGAGTAAAAGATCATAGTTCTAAAATAAACAAAATGGTTTCAAAGGATCCGGGGTCAATGTCATATGGCGATGACAGGCTAGTTCATATTTGACATTCGGATCCAGGCCAAGTCGTCTACTTATTAGTTACCTATAAAATTGAGTAAATCTCAGCTTGACATTCGGATCAACATCTGGCTATTGCTATCCTAATATCGCTTCCATATAGATCACGTAAATTTTCCTCTAGTTCTGCACTTTCAATACTCCAATTTTGGACTAAGTGATGTTTTTAGCTGACTAAGATTTGTAAAAGTTTTGATAGTCGGGAATTAGCATATTAATCAAATTCCAAGGTATATTACGTAGGGATCAAGTAACTAGGCCAGATAGAACGCCGGGTGGACCAATCATTCATGCACTAGTCACTACAACCACATTAATTTCAACTGTAGAAGTTTCCTACGGTGTGGGGTTGTGAATAGTTTGGCCTTGATTCTACACAACGTGTTAGTGAATAAAATCCATGTAATAACAAATGTTTAAGTTAAACTTTCTTAATTTTGTCGTGCATATTTCCTGAATTAGTGAATAGTTTGGCCTTGTGTCTTTTTTCTTGGAGGGGAGGTAATTGGAATCTTGAGAAGATTCCTCAATTGTGGTGCTACTGTATTTTTAGTAAGCTTGTAAGAAAACTAATTGATTGTGTGATACCAGTAGACGCGGAtacgcgggggagggggggggggggggagatcatCTAGGACTCTACAAGAATTATTGCTTTGTGCACTTATTATAAGGAGACTCCAAACCAGAAACAAGAAGGAAGTTAATGGTATGCTTTAGGCCGGACGTAAGCATCGTCCTTCTTTCTTTGGTGTAAATTAATGTAAAGTCATAGATATGTTAGTAGCAATAAAGGGGAGCATCTGGATGTGTCCCGATGTTGATGGTAATATTAGTACTATCCTATTAGCCAAAATCATTGGCGAATATTTCTAGCTAGGTTAAATAGCTAGAGTATTACATAGCCTCATTGCCA
This genomic window contains:
- the LOC123159356 gene encoding protein GLUTAMINE DUMPER 4, which gives rise to MRPGAEFVAVSHRVGAPTVAPAHGLINGTVAPHSPWQSPVPYLFGGLAAMLGLIAFALLILACSYWKLSGYLDGDRDGQAAGDADGEKASASGAARPAMDFLEHVVVIMAGDERPTFLAKPAASRAAEVELATAAAAASALTGGEGQEKKVDEQGSEASSHLGADSARPSRDHHDTASRSHVHDQDAAGQSRDHHHDDQDAASQSSSTTALQESSQ